The Lewinellaceae bacterium nucleotide sequence TGGTGAGCTCAGCCATTTTTACCTCCACCGATCGTTCCAGATTCCCGATGCCGGTGAGCACAGGCCGGTAAATACCGTCCATGCTGTCAGAACGGAACACCTGGAATTCCTGGATCAAAGGTTCGTATTCCTTGAGCAATTTCCATTCAATATAAGCGTAATTGCTGTCCGCCTGAATGGTTTTGATGATCGAAGGACTGAAAGAAACGGGCTCGTAACCTTCGCCGGAACAAACGGCAAAATGCTCGCTCATTCCCCCGAAGTAATCCGCTCCCTGTAACCGAAACCAATAGGTGGTATCCTTTTTCGGCAACTTCCATTTATGATAAAAATTGTCAAAAACATCCAGGGTATCCATGTGATCGTAAATATTAAAAAAAGGACCGTCTGTTAGAGATTCAAAATGGATGCCGTCAACGGACTGACTCAGGGTATAACCGTAATAGTCATCCAAATGGTCCCGGGTATTCCAGGCGAATGCCACTTCGTCACTACCAAAATCACATTGTAATTCCGGTAAAGTCCCTTCTTTGTAATTTGCCGGATCAACGATCAGAACAGCCGCATCTTCAGGACTTTCTGTAGATAAATAAATTTTATAAACATACTGCTCTCCTGTTTTGATGTTTTCATCCAGAAAAGCTAACCCGGCGCGCAGGCTATATTCAAAATCGGAATTTTGAATAAAATTGGAAAACAGGAAACGGCTTCTGTCTCGCTTCGTTTTGGTATAAACCTCCGAAGGGTAATGCTCCGAAACCCAGGTTTCTTCTTTGTTATCAGTATAAAGCAGATCTCGTAACAGGGCCAGTTGTTCGTTTTGATCAGAAGCCTTCCAATTTGGGTAAGCCATTGGTAAAATGGGTTCCCTGGTTTTAAAGACCAATTGCAAATTGCCTGCTTCCGATCCGTCTATGAGATATTTTTCAATAAAATACCCTTCGCTCATGCCTCGCTCCCACTGGGAAACATTGCCCGGCATCCACCTGAGCATGACCTTTCCCTCCTGAACTTTATGATAAAGGGTTAACCTACTGGTGTCCCTGTTGCAATCGCTTGCAAAAATTTGAAATCCTCCGAAAAAACAGAAAAGGATTCCCAAAACTATTTTTGAAAAAGAAAAATGCATAGCGTTAATTTTTAATTTCGTTCAAAAAAAAGCGGGAAAAAGCCCAAAAAAGGCAAATCAGCACTTTAGTCTTTAATCTTTAGCCTTTCTCTGCCTTTTCCCCGTGATTGCGTTAAAAGTTATTGTTTCCGCCGGCCACGGCACCACACTCTGTGCCTATGTCTTTTTGCAGATGCAAATCAAATATGCCGAAATCCAGGAAAGCATCGATATGAAAAGACGAAGGCCGAGGACCATCACCGGCGAGCATCACTCCGAGAGCTGTATTAAAATTCACGCCCCACCATTTTCCATAAGCCGCCAGGTAAGCCCAGATGTTGCCCGAAGCGCGCCAGTATTTCAACCCATGGGGGCTCGTTCCCGACAAGGAACAAACGGAACCTTCATTGTACTTGAGCAGGGCAAAATCAAATCCTGCGCCTCCTTCCAGGGTCAAATAGCGTTTGGCCGCTTTCTGGTAAAAAATATGGAAATGCACGTTGGCGCCGAAGGCAAAACCCGTTCCCAAAGCCGCACTGTCGCCAAGATCATCCCGATTATCCTGTATGCCAAAAACAGCAGCGGCGGCGGGATCCAGCGGCGGCGGGCCGGGAATATCATTGCCCATCATAAAATAAGCTGAAGCCTGCACCACGATGTCATCACTTGAAGTATTGGGATCGTTCTCATAGGTGATCGTTACCTGCACAGGATAAATGCTCACTTCATCTTCCTGATCCATCACAGGGATAGTCACGGCTCCATTGCTGTATCCGCCGATATACAGGTGCCAGCGATCTTCCGGTACTGAAAAGAAAATATCGACTACACCGTTTCCGACAAGAAAATGGTCTGCCACATCGATCTGAGCCTCAAAGGTGGCCTGAAATTCCAGCCCTGATTCAAAGTTCATACGCATGACAAAAGCCCCCGCAAGGATATCTTCCCCGGTCTCTCCAATTTCCTGTTCCGTTTGGGCCTCGGTTTCTTCGCGGGTAAGGTTCAACTGACCCAGTTTGTTCTTGATCCGATCCACCCCGTCGGCTATAGCCTCAGGTACGACAAAATCCATTCTGCCGTAAAAAAGGATTTCCAGCAGGTTCATATTCTGGCCAAAAATGATCTCAAAAGTGACCACCCCGTCCATAGAACCGCCGGTAGAAGTCAGAGCCATCATGGCTTTCAGCCCCAGTTTAACCCCCTGGTCGGGAACGTACTGAGCACCCGTCAGGGAAACACCCTGGTTGGAAGGAGGTACCGGACTGATGCCGGCCATCCTCATATTGTGATAAGCACCCCCGCCAAAACCATTGGCTTCAATAGGGCCGAAAAGAGGAATGCCCCATTCATCGGATTCGAGCAATGCATCAAAATTCCAATAACTGAATTGTCCTGTATTGCCAAAAATGGTACTCGCTTCGATGGTGAATTTATTGATGACATCCACCGTGAGATTGCCCTGGAATCCTTTGCCGTAAACCAGGTCATTATGGAAAATTTCCACATAGCCATCAATGGTAAGTTTGTCGGAAAACTGCATATGAATCTCAGCAGCATTGAACTGGAGGTGGTCAAAAACCCATACGTCCACAGGCTCCGAATCCGTGCCAGCAATGTCTTCTTCAATGCGACAGATGATAGCAAAATTTGTCGTTGCCGCAAAACCACCATCTTCTTCGCCCATAAAATTCACATTAACACTAAAATCCAATGCCATATTATCCGGTTGCCCGGGAACGGCCACCAGCATAATATCCGAAATAGATACCGGTAAGTTGGCCAGTTTCAAGCCGGAAGTCAGGGCAATACTCCCACCATTGGCATCGATGCTTAATTTAGGTGCTTCCGTGCGGACCAGCAATTTGGTAAACTCAACTCCAACGACTTCGATCATGGAATCCTCATCATCGTCCGAAAGGTCGAATTTGGCATTAATGGACATACTGCCGGTAAGTTCCGCCGTTGGAATAAAAGCATCCGGGGTGACCACCACGTTAAGTTTTGAGCTGGAATCAATGGCAACGTCCACTGCCTGCAAAAAGGAAAATTCCATATCCGACCGCATGATCAGGGAAAAGGAATACGTATCGTTCTCAATATTCCGGAAAGCCGCATACCCAAAAGGCTTGTTCTGCGTGGCAACAGGAATGCCGACCTCCCCGGCAAAACCAAAAGCCATGATTTCATTGACGACAATATCAATCTCGATATGGTCGAGGGAAAATTTCCAGCTTTCCATTTTACCGTCATCCAGGCTAAATACATTTTCAGCATAAAAATACCCGCTTACCCCCAGTTCATCGATCAACAAATCCTCTGTTCCAAAGGCAAAACGGCAGGATTCTCCCGGACCGGGTGACAGGCAGTTCCGTTTTGAAAACTGGCGGGGGAGCATGACATCCAGATTTTTAATGTACACGCCCCGCCAGAGGTTTGGATTGCCCGGCAGTAACTCCTGCACAGCATAAGTCTGCGGGAAAACCATGTTATGGGAATTGCGAAAATCACTAAAATCGAGCACGGCATTTTGAAGATTGAAGGCCACATCCGGCATCTTGCTCAACACGAAGTCGGGCAGCGATATATCCATCAGCATATCATTCCAGTCATTTACGATGGTTTGAAGGTGAGCCGTCACCCTTCCCTGGCTGAGGGGATCTCCGTTCGCATCGGCCGGGATGACCCAATCGCGACTCAGGATAAAATCGGCTTCCATCCCCATCTCCACGAAACCGTCGCAGTCGACCACGACATAAGTTCCCGAATCCGTCGAATTTTCACCGGTTCCGTTTTGCTGCCACCTGTTGAGGATAAGCGCCGCTTTATCCTGCCCGAAAACGATGGGCAGGTCGGCATAAAGCCCTAATTTAACTTCCCCGACAAAACCGCCTGTTTTGGTGAATTTGATGTTAGGAGAACCAAAAAATATTTCCCTGTTTTGGGAAGGCACCCAGATACGAACCATCACCTCCAATTCCGTATAAGTCGGATAAAGTTCCATCTTATTGAAGATGACGCTGTAAATATTGTTGCTGATGGTATCGCTGAGCACCAGGGGGAAACTGACCATGTCATCGCCGGTCAGTTTTTTGATAAAATTGCCGAGGCTGATGGCTTTATCGAGTACTTTTCGTGCTTTTTTTACCTGGTCACTGGCGTTGTAAGCATTTAACTTGACCATAAGTTCAGCGGCAAATTCGGTATCCGGTGTTGATCCGAATGCACCGGGCAAAGCAGCTGACTTTTCAAATTCAGCAGCGAGCCGGGCATCCAGATCGGGGAAGCTGTACCTTTCAAGAGGTAAAACTGCCACACCGGAACCTTGAAGAAGCGCTTGATCTTTGGCTGATTTTATGACGTCAGATCGGGAAAACCCATTACTCAATCGCTTTGCGAAAGCAGGAATATTTTCCAATAATTGCTTTTGAAGATCGAGGGAGTCGGGCCGGCCGTACGCCAATGCCTGGTTTTTTGGAATTGCCAACAGTAAAACTGTCGATACAAAGAGGCCATATAAAAGTCTTTTCATTGGACTTGAATTTTCATTTGTTTAAAAATAATTTTGGGGGCTGCAGGAATTACAATTGTTCCTAATCAATTAATTACCAAAAATCACTATTGCTTTTGAGCAATGTAACTGCCGTAGGGTTTAGAGGTGCCTGCTTCGAAAAAGAAGATTTTCAGCAGATTTCCCTCCAGGGTACCCTCTCCTTCAAGACTGTCGCCGTCCAGGTCAAAAGGGTTTACGGTAAAAGCCGTTTTCGACTGCATTTCCGCCGTAAATGGCACGGTGAATACCCCGGGGACAAGTTCCATTTCCATTCCAAAAGTGTTGTCAGAATTTCTTGAAGCCGTGGCAACGACATTACTCACGATTACGGTAAAATTTTCGTCCCCTTCCCGGTATTCACCGTTGTAGGCACCGGTAATATCCACCGTAAGATCATTGGAAGGCACTTCTTTCTGACAGGCGTTGAAACCGATGAGAAAAAGGGCGATAAGCATGGAGAAAAAACCAATTCTTGTGTCTAAAATTTTCATGTCCTGGTGTTTAAATTAAATAATCGAATCATCCTATATATAATCCGCGAGATTGGCCAATGTGACTTTTTTTAGCTATGTTTTTTTATAAAAAAGAAAAACATAAAACATAAAACATTGATTAACAACAAAATATACAAATAAAAAAAATACGCCCGTTTCACTGCGAAACAGGCGTATTTTAAAGCTTCTTTAAATAGCGGAAAGCGAACTAAGGGGAAAATTCAAGAAATTTAGACATCAGGTATCATTCATGAAAAACCAACACCGGCTTTTTGGTATGGAAGGTCATCTTCCTGGAAAAACTGGTGTGGAAGAGTCTTTCCCAAAGCCGCCGGCGAGGCACGAATAAGGATAGCCAATTGATCTCTTTTTCCTCTATGTAAAGTTCAAGTCCATCCAAAATAGAAGGATTGTTGACCACTGAAAAGTCGGAGTATTCAAAGGGGTAATCTTCAATTTCAATGGTATCCCCCATTTTGCCCAGGTCGGCATTGGTCTCGACATGTACGAACAAGGTTTCTGCCTTAAGTTCTTTGGCCATTTCAATCAATTTCCTGACTGAATGGGAATCATTGAGACTGAAGTCTGTAGCATAGGCAATCTTCGTCACAGGTTCAAAAACGGCCTCTGCAGGAACCGCCAATACCGGACAAGGGGATTGCAACATGGTATGGGTGGTAATACTACCCATGAGTTTTTCCATGATATTGTGAGCCCCTTTGGTTCCCATGATAATGAGATCATGATGCTGGTGCCTGGCATAACACGTAATTTCCTGGGGTACGAACATTCCATAAACCACATCTATTTTAGCGACCAGTCCTTTGTCCGCCTCTTTGGTAAAATCCAGCATTTTTTCGTTCAGGACATCTTCCTGCTCTTCGATAAGGCGCGGATAATAATCAGGGGGGAGATCGGCCACATCAGAAGCCGGCAGGTGAAAAACAGTAATAACATCAACCTTCGCATTCACCGTTTTGGCTAATGCGCAGGCATATTTAAATGCATTGGCTGAAGGCAATGAAAAATCAGTAGGGAATAATATCTTTTTCATTTGTACAATGTTTTGTGATCATTAAAAGTGAAGTTTTTACGCGGACAACCCGCATCATCACCTCGTTACTCTCTGCCTGTTTGACTACGAACCGGCAAGCCAAACAGGCAGACAGCTTCCCTTTATTTATTTAACAACCAATACAGGAATATTTTCATTGATTGATAAGATCTTTTCGGTAACACTACCGAGCAGGAGCAACTCCACTTTTGAGTGCCCTTTTGCGCCCATCACGATAAGATCCACATCGTTATTTTTAGCAAAATCCATTATGTAGTGTCCTGTTCCGGGCCCCATCCTCGGGATCAGTTCAATTTTAACCTCTGCCCGATCATCCTTGACGTTCGAGTTTATGAAATTCGTAGCTCCTTCCACCCTGTTGGCATGCAACATGGCGTGGAACTGCTCGGGGGTTCTGCTGATTTTATAGGTACTAAAATTGGGCATATCGTACACATTCAGGGCGATGACTTCTGTTTGTTTGCCCAGTTCGGCGGCCATGGCAACCGCCTTTCTGAGTGCCATGACGGAGAAAGGTGAAAAATCTATAGGCACCAGTATTTTGGTGATCTTTGGCTCCGCTTCATCGGGTACCACCCAGGCATTACAAGACACTTTTCTTACGAGGTTTTTGGGGAGTATGCCGTGAGAATTGGTATCGGTATTTTGCCCGAGAAGAATCAAATCCGGCTCGAGAATGGCTGTTTCCTGAAGCAATTGTTCCAACGGCTCCCCTTCCTTAACATCAAAAACGATATCCATTTCCGACTGTTCGGCAAATTTACCCATAATCTTGGCCCTCATCTCCTCAATGACCTCTTCATTGAGCTTATAATCCCCTAAAACATCGGGATCGGCATCATACTCAAACGATTTATCAAAAAGGGTAATTTTAGGAATTACGTGCAAAATAGCCACTTCCCTGACCTTAAATGTTTTGGTTAAAAATTTGAGATAATTCAGGTTGGAAGCATCGGTTTTGCCCAGTTCAAAAGCCACCAGAACGCCGCCGATTTGGAAAGGGGTATGTTTTTTTGATCGAACTTTTTCCTCGGTTTTCATAACACTCATTTTTAGGTTTAAAAAATAGCCCAAAATCAGTCCACTCATTTCACATAAACTTGGGATTTTTCCTGCTAAAAAGAAGTGATTAAAGTCAGATGAGGAACATGATATTTGTCAGCGGCAGTATAATATATTCAGGCAGACCGGTAAGTCAGGTACTTAGCGGCCCCATAAATCAACAGGAAAACAGCACCAACCAAAGATATCCATTTCATGGAAGTGCAAAAAGAAGCGAATTGTACCAGCGCCACATGTGACACTGGAAAAGAAATCAATAAATAAGCGATAGAACCATTTTCCAGAAGATCAAACAGCGCAGCCAGAATCGGCAAAAAAGCAAGCGTTTTTAAAAAGCGGCTCTCTGTAAATGAAACAGATAATACGAAGATAAGAATGAGCATGAACGAAATTCCATAAACAACAGCATAAGGATTATCTACCACCAGGGCCATTTTCCAGTAAAGCGTTCTCCCTTCCGCGCCATAACTGTCGATCAGCGCGTAAGTTTCTGCTGCATTATAACTGAATTTTAGATCCAGTAGTCGGCCGGAAAGGGTATTGTTTTCGAGAAACCGCGCCGGGGGCAAAGGAAAAAAGACCGTATTAAACAAAATGATCAAAACGATACCCGGCCAGATGTATCTTCCTTTGGCTACGGGAATGAATCGGGTATAGAACTTTTCAAACATGTCTGCTGAGTGCGTTAATAAAAAAACCAACCGAAAAATAACTTTCACATGATCGTAACCATGTGCCATATCTGACGGGCAAACACTCCTACTGTCACTTATAAAAACACGTTTTTCTCTATTGACAAAAATAATATTTTATCACGAAAAATGATTATAT carries:
- a CDS encoding universal stress protein, coding for MKKILFPTDFSLPSANAFKYACALAKTVNAKVDVITVFHLPASDVADLPPDYYPRLIEEQEDVLNEKMLDFTKEADKGLVAKIDVVYGMFVPQEITCYARHQHHDLIIMGTKGAHNIMEKLMGSITTHTMLQSPCPVLAVPAEAVFEPVTKIAYATDFSLNDSHSVRKLIEMAKELKAETLFVHVETNADLGKMGDTIEIEDYPFEYSDFSVVNNPSILDGLELYIEEKEINWLSLFVPRRRLWERLFHTSFSRKMTFHTKKPVLVFHE
- a CDS encoding universal stress protein; protein product: MKTEEKVRSKKHTPFQIGGVLVAFELGKTDASNLNYLKFLTKTFKVREVAILHVIPKITLFDKSFEYDADPDVLGDYKLNEEVIEEMRAKIMGKFAEQSEMDIVFDVKEGEPLEQLLQETAILEPDLILLGQNTDTNSHGILPKNLVRKVSCNAWVVPDEAEPKITKILVPIDFSPFSVMALRKAVAMAAELGKQTEVIALNVYDMPNFSTYKISRTPEQFHAMLHANRVEGATNFINSNVKDDRAEVKIELIPRMGPGTGHYIMDFAKNNDVDLIVMGAKGHSKVELLLLGSVTEKILSINENIPVLVVK